The genomic interval AAAGAGTCTGAAACGAAAGATGAAGCTGAGTCATTAGCAAATAAGTTAAGCAAAAAAACGATAAAAATGCCGGTCAAAACCGGTGAAAAAGGCAAGTTATATGGCTCAATAACAAGTAAGGATATAGCTCAAGCTATTAAAAAAGAGCTTGATCTTTCTCTTGATAAGAGAAAGATAGATTTAAAGGAAAATATTAAATCTTTGGGAAAATATTCTGTTAATATAAAATTACATTCACAAGTTGAAGCGAAAATGAACATTGAAGTAGTAAGCTTGTAAGGAGTTTTATAAATATGGCCAATTTGCCTAATGCCAAAAAGGTTGTAGACGTGAATTTTTTAGAGAAAATTCCTCCTCATAACATTGAGGCCGAACAATCACTTTTAGGTTCTATGTTAATCTCGCAAGGGATAATCCCCGATATAGTGGAGAAAGTGAAACCTACAGATTTTTATCGGGGCCCCCATCAGCAAATTTATGAAGCTATTTTAAACCTTTACACTAAGGGCGAACCAGCAGATCCAATAACGGTTGCGAATGAGTTAAAGGTTAAGGGGCTGTTAGATCAAGTAGGAGGAAAATCATATATTCATACTTTGATTAATATGGTTCCTACTGCCGCAAATGCAAAGTATTACGCAGAAATAGTTGAGAAGAATGCGGTTTTGCGCTCCCTCATTAGCGCGGCTACTGAAATTGTGGGGATGAGTTATGGCAGTCCTGAAGATATTGGATTATTAATAGATCAAGCCGAAAGCCTAATTTTTTCCGTTTCGAAGAAAAGAATATCTGAAAAATTTATTCACATTAAAGATTTGCTCACGGAGAGTTTTGAACAAATTGAAAAACTTTATGAAAAAGGTGCCAATGTTACCGGTTTGCCCACTGGCTTTATAGATCTTGACGAGAAGACTTCCGGTTTACATCCTTCAGATTTAATTGTTGTGGCAGCGCGCCCCAGCATGGGAAAGACTTCGTTAGTTCTATCAATAGCCCAACATGTTGCTGTGAACGAAAAGATTCCCGTTGCTATATTTAGTTTGGAAATGTCTCGTCAACAGTTGGCCCAACGATTGATGTGTGCTGAAGCGCGAGTTGATGCTCAACATCTAAGAACGGGAAACTTAAAGACGGAAGATTGGCGCGAGCTATCGAATGCTGTAGGAAGATTGGCTGATGCTCCCATCTTTATAGACGATTCCCCAAACATAACCATGATGGAGGTTCGCGCTAAAGCTCGTCGGCTTATGGCTAAACATAAACTTGGGCTCATAATTGTAGATTACCTGCAATTAATGCAAGGGAGAGGCAGAATTGAGAATCGTCAACAGGAGATTTCTGAGATATCTCGAGCTCTTAAGATATTAGGAAGAGAGCTGGAAGTTCCTGTTATTGCGGTATCGCAGCTCTCACGTGCGGTTGAACAAAGAACAGACAAGCGCCCTCTTTTGAGCGATTTAAGAGAGTCGGGAGCCATTGAACAGGATGCCGACATTGTTGTGTTTATTTATAGGGATGATTATTACAATAAAGAATCTGATGATAAAGGTATTGCCGAGATCATAATAGGCAAACATCGGAATGGACCCACCGGCACAATACGACTGGCCTTTTTGGAACACTACACAAAGTTTGCCAATTTAGCTAAGAATGTTTAAATTTTGGTTGTCAAGCTTTGTAATATCTTGTGTGTAGAACTTGCTTTGCTAATGGGCAAATAAGAAAAGGTGAATATGGTGGCGATTTAGGATGTGCTCAGATGGGAAGTTGGTTTTCCATTTGAGTCATTTTTTTGTCGTTATCTTAGGGGGATAGATGACAAAATACGATGTGATAATCATCGGGGCTGGACCAGCTGGTATATTCGCTGCTTTGGAATTGGTGAAGAGAAACAACTTAAAAGTACTTATTTTAGAAAAAGGCAAAAATATTGATGAGCGCGTGAAGCTACTCCAAAGCAAGAAAGGGGATTATCGGAATGCTGTTAATTCAGGCTGGGGCGGAGCAGGCGCTTTTAGTGACGGCAAACTAACTCTCTCTACGGAAGTTGGCGGATGGTTGGGAGAATATATATCGAGGGATGGTCTGCAAGACTTAATTGATTATGTTGATAATATTTATAGAGAATTCGGTGCCGATTCAAAAGTGCATGGTTTAGATAAGGAAAAAATTGATGAAATACATCGCAAAGCTGAACTTGCGGGGCTTGTTCTTATCCCCGCAAAGATAAGGCATATGGGGACAGAAAGAGTTCGCAATGCCATGAAGGCGATGAATAAATTTTTATGCTCGAAAATTGAAGTTAGAACAGGGGTGGAAGTTGCTCAAATTCTTACTAAAAAAGAAAAAGCAGTTGGGGTCCGAACCGTTGGCGGGGAGGAGATTAAGAGCGATTATGTTATTGTAGCTCCTGGAAGAATTGGCTCAGATTGGTTAAGTAAAGAAGCGCATCGATTGGACTTAAGGCTTCATATGAATGCCGTTGATATAGGGCTGAGGCTTGAAACGCTGGCTTCAGTGATGGAACCGGCAACAAAATTTCTTTATGAACCTAAACTTGTGTATTATTCTAAATCTTTTGATGATAAGGTGCGAACATTTTGCGTATGTCCTTATGGAGAAGTGACCAGGGAAACATATGGTGATGTTGTAACGGTGAATGGTCAAAGTTATGCTAATAAAAAGACTGACAATACGAACTTCGCAATATTAGTTAGCACCACATTTACCGAACCGTTTAGAGAGCCCATTGCTTATGGTAAGTATATTGCTCGCTTGGCGAACTTGCTGGGTGGGGGGATTTTAGTTCAGAGATTGGGAGACCTTAAAAGAGGGAGACGCTCGACGACGGCCAGGATAACTCAGAGCACAGTTGAGGCTACCCTAAAAGATGCTACTCCCGGTGATTTAAGTTTCGTGCTTCCTTATAGATATATATCTGATATTCTTGAAATGATAGAAGCTATTGATAAAGTGACGCCGGGGGTTAATTCAAAAAATACACTTTTATATGGGGTGGAGGTAAAGTTTTATTCTTCCAGATTGCAACTTGGGCCCACTCTTGAGACAGAAACAAAAAATCTTTATGCAATTGGGGACGGAGCGGGAGTGACGAGAGGGTTGGTGCAGTCATCTGCTTCGGGAATAATTGCCGCAAGAGCAATTTTAGATACGTTAGGAAAAAACTAATTAAGTTTTAAGTAAAAGTAAAATTGGAGGTTAATGTGCCAGGAATAGTGCTTATTGGGACACAATGGGGAGACGAGGGAAAAGGGAAAATAACGGATCTTTTGGCCAACCAAATGGACATGGTTGTTCGGTATCAAGGAGGTGACAATGCGGGTCATACTGTAATCAATGGAGACCAAGAGTTCAGATTCCACTTGATTCCGTCAGGTATTCTTTATCCTCATATTACTTGTGTGATTGGAAATGGAGTTGTAGTTAATCCTAAAGTTTTGATTGAAGAGCTGGATGGTCTTGAGTCCAGGGGGGTGTGCGTTGATAAATTGCTTATTAGCTGCAACGCTCACTTAGTTATGCCCTATCATCTAGTTTTAGACGGGGCTTGTGAGTTAAAGCTTGGCAAAGCTAAAATTGGAACGACTCATAAGGGTATTGGTCCGGCTTATGCTGACAAGATAAGCAGAACAGGTTTAAGAGTTCAAGATATGCTTGATATAAAGATTTTTAGGAAAAAATTAGAAGCGGCTCTTAATGAAAAAAATGAGATATTGACGAAGATATATAATTTTGAACCCTTTGAGGCGGACAAAATAGTAGCCGATTATAGTAGTTACGCGAAGCGCTTAGAAAAACACATTACAGATACTTCCTTGATTGTTAACCAGACCTTAGATAAAGGTAAAAATGTATTTTTTGAAGGGGCGCAGGGCACACTCTTAGATATTGATCATGGAACCTATCCGTTTGTTACTTCTTCTTCTCCTGTGGCAGGAGGGGCATGTGTGGGCGCTGGTGTTGGGCCAAAACGTATTGATAGAGTTATTGGTGTCGTTAAAGCTTATGTTACCAGGGTAGGCTCGGGTCCATTTCCAACGGAGCTAGATGATAAAGTTGGAGAGAGGATAAGGGAAAAGGGTGGAGAATATGGGACTACAACCGGCAGGCCCAGAAGATGCGGCTGGTTTGATGCGCTTATACTGAGGTATGCGAGTAGGATAAACAGTTTAACTGAAATTGTTGTAACAAAACTCGATGTTTTGTCGCAATTTGAAAAGATAAAAATCTGTGTTGGATATGAGTACAAGGGGAAAATTTATGATAATTTTCCACCCCATCAAACAATTGTTCACAAATGTAAACCTGTCTATGAAGAGGTTGACGGTTGGAAAGAAAGTCTTGAGGATATTACCGATTATGGTGATTTACCAAAGGCCGCGCAAAAGTATTTAGCTAGAATAGAAGAGCTTGGAGGCGTTCCTATAAAGATGATATCGGTTGGGCCGAAAAGAAAACAGATTATTTTCAAGAATTAGTTAAAAGAAGTTCTCCCTTATTGGTTCTTAAACAAAGAGGGGTTATCTTAGGCTTTTAGAATTAAATTAACATAGGTATATCTTATTGCGGAGGATGATATGAAAGTTTTAGTTGTTGGGAGCGGTGGCAGAGAACATGCGTTAACGTGGAAATTAAGTCAGAGCTCTCTGGTTGGGAAGATTTATTGTGCTCCCGGAAATGGTGGAACGGCAAAAATTGCGGAAAATTTAAATATTTCGGTTGATGATATTGAAGCGCTTGCTAATTTTGCTGAAGAAAAAGATATAGGGCTTACTGTGGTTGGGCCCGAAGCGCCTCTTGTTATTGGCATCGTTAATTTATTTGAAAAAAGAGGATTGAAGGTATTCGGTCCGCGAAAAGAAGCGGCTCAAATGGAAGGCAGCAAAAGCTTTGCTAAAAGTATTATGCAGAAATACGGCATACCAACCGGGTTTGCTCAAACTTTTACCAATTATGAGGAAGCCTTAAATTACACTGATGGTCATGAAGTACCTCTGGTTATCAAAGCAGACGGATTGGCGGCGGGTAAAGGTGTGTTTATCGCAGAAAACAAGGGAGAAGCTAAAAAAGCTCTCGAAGATTGTTTTGTAAATAAAAGATTTGGTTTGGCGGGAGGAAAGGTAATAATCGAAGAATATCTGGAAGGCGAGGAAGTTTCGCTGCTTGCGTTTACGGATGGGAAAACTGTTTTACCTATGGTTCCTGCTCAGGATTATAAGAGAATTTACGATGGTGATTTGGGCCCCAATACAGGGGGCATGGGTTCTTATTCACCTGTTCCGGCAGTAACAAGCAATATGTACGATGAGATAGTCAGCAAAGTACTTAGGCCAACAATTAAAGGGTTGGCAAATGAGGGGATTGAGTATCGCGGAGTTCTCTATGCTGGGATAGTTCTTACAAAGGACGGCCCCAAGGTTCTTGAGTTTAATTGTCGCTTTGGAGATCCTGAGACTCAGGCGATTCTTCCACGGTTAGAGAGTGATTTGGCCGAGGTAATGCTCAATGTTGCCGATGGGTGTTTGGGGCAACACGGGAACTTAAAATGGTCATCAAAGAATTGTGTAACGGTTGTTTTGGCTTCAGATGGTTATCCGGGGAAGTATAAAAAGGGATTTGAAATAAAAGGTATAGAGGATGCTAATTTGAACGATGATATAGTTGTATTTCAGGCAGGGGCTCTCTTAAATGGTGGTAAAATAGTTACCGCGGGGGGAAGGGTTTTAAGTGTAAGTGCTCTGGGAAATAATTTTAAAGATGCTCGTGAGCGAGCATACGAAGCAGTTGAAAAAATTAATTTTGAAGGCATGTATTATCGAAAAGATATAGCCTTGAGAGCAGTGAGAAATTGAGGGTAAAGGGTGAAGGAAAAATGAAGAATGGAGAATGAAAAAATAAAAACGGTAATTAAGAATTAAGAAAGTTTTTATCCAGAGGATAATTTTTTGGATTAAAAGTGTTTTAAGAATTTTATCTTTTAGGACTTGGTTTTCGATTTTAAATTTTTCTATATCGTTTTTCCTGCCTGCTGGCAGGCACGGCATTTTTATAACTTATTTTTTAATTTACTACCGACTAAGAGACTAAAAAAGGGGAAAACATAATGAAGAAGCCGCTTGTTGGAATTTTAATGGGGAGTGTGTCAGATGAGCCGGTTATGAAAGTTGCCAAAGAAATTCTCGATGAGTTTGAGATATCCAATGAAGTGCACGTGATGTCCGCGCATCGTACTCCAAAGAAAGTTCAGGAGTATGCTTTAACGGCTGAAGAAAAAGGGGTAGAGGTTATAATCTGTGGAGCAGGTAAAGCAGCGCATCTTGCGGGAGCTATAGCTTCTTACACAATCTTACCTGTAATTGGAGTCCCAATTTCTTCCAAGGATTTTGGAGGAATGGACGCCCTTCTTGCAACGGTGCAAATGCCCAATGGTGTTCCTGTTGCGACAGTTGCCATTGGAGGAGCCAAAAACGCGGGAATTCTGGCTACCCAAATTTTAAGCATTAAATATCCAAAAATTCGTGAAGCTCTTAAGAAATATAAGGAAAATTTAGCAGCACGTTGAATTTAATTAGGTTAAATGAAGATTGAGGAGGAAGTTAAGTGATTGAAAGATATTCGTTACCGAAGATGAAGTCGATTTGGAGCTTGGAAAATAAGTACCAAAAATGGCTTGATATTGAGATTCTTGCCTGCGAAGCTCAAGCAAAACTTGAAATTATTCCCAACGAAGCTGTTAGTGATATAAAAAATAAGGCCCGTTTCGATATTAAGCGGATTGATGAAATCGAGGAGGAAGTTCATCACGATGTCATAGCATTTTTAACAAGTGTATCCGAAAATGTTGGGCCTGCTTCAAAGTATATCCATTATGGTATGACGTCATCTGATGTTGTTGATACAGGTCTTTCTGTTTTAATGAAGGAAGCCATCGAATTTCTGATTGAAGATGCAAAGAATCTTAAAACAGTCTTAAAAAAGAGAGCTATTGAATATAAAGATACGATTATGATTGGCCGCTCTCATGGTGTTCATGCGGAGCCGATTACTTTTGGTTTGAAATTTGCTCTTTGGGCCTTTGAAATGGAGCGAAATATTAAGCGTCTCAAGAGCGCCAGGGATGTTATAAGTTATGGCAAGATATCGGGTGTTGTGGGAACTTATGCTAATATTGACCCCTTTGTCGAGTCTTATGTTTGTGAGAAATTGGGTTTGAAACCAGCATCAGCTTCAACTCAGGTTCTTCAAAGAGATAGGCATGCCGAGTATATGTGTACGCTTGCGGTGGTTGCCTCGTCATTAGATAAGTTTGCCCTTGAAATAAGGCATTTACAGAGAACTGAGGTCTTGGAGGCCGAGGAGCCCTTTGCTAAAGGACAGAAGGGTTCATCGGCTATGCCGCATAAGAAAAACCCGATTATCTGTGAGCGAATTTGTGGATTGGCAAGAATTATGCGCTCAAATGCTCAGGCTGCTATGGAGAATGTAGCTCTTTGGCATGAAAGAGATATATCACATTCTTCTGTTGAGCGGGTTATCATTCCAGATAGCACTATTCTTCTCGATTATATGTTTCACAAGATGATTCAGGTAATGCAAGGTCTTAAAGTCTATCCCGAAAATATGAAAACTAACCTTGAAAAAACTCATGGGCTTTTCTTCTCGCAAAGAGTTTTACTCGCTCTCATTGAAAAAGGGATGTTAAGGGAAGACGCTTATAAAGTGGTACAGCAATGCGCGATGAAGACCTGGCAAGAGAAAGTTGATTTTAAAAAAGTTCTCCTTGCTGATGGGGAAGTTAAAAAGTTTTTAAATGAAGAAGATTTGAATAAAATTTTTGATTACTCTTATTACTTGAGAAATATCGATAAGGTTTTTGAGCGGCTTAAAAGCTTAGATGACTAAATGTTTTGAAAGAAATTATGATATTTTTTTCTGATTTTGGTGTCGGTCTTGTGACTTAATGAGTTTCAATGAAATTCCCCAAATTATTTTCAGGTTTACTGAATTCGGGCGCGGTTTTTATTGTAATTTGTTAAATATTTCACTAAACTAATTTTTCGGTGATGCTCATGAATTACGATGTTATAGTTGTTGGCGCCGGAGTAGCTGGTTCAGCTGCTTCGTATTATCTTGCAAAAGCTGGGCATAAGGTCCTTTTGCTTGATAAATGTGAATTCCCCAGGGAAAAAGTCTGTGGAGACAGCATAACACCCAGGGGGGTTAGGGTGTTAGAAGATATGGAAGTTGTTCCTAAACTGGAAGGTAGGTTTAAGGAAACAAAAGGTGTTAAAATTTATTCATCCAAAGGCGGGTGTAGCATTACCGATTTCCCCGCTTATAAGGATTATCCAAGAAGAGGTTTTGTAGTACCGCGTATTAAATTTGATAAAATTTTAAAGGAGCATGCTGAAGAGGCCGGGGCTTGTTTTTCGGGCAACTCGCTGGTGACCGATGTTCTCATCGATTCGGGAAAAGTTGTGGGGGTTAAATATACTCGCAATGGTAAAGAGCTTGAAGAAACTGCCAAGTTTGTTGTTTGCGCGAACGGAATGGGCTCAAATATTGCAAAAAAAGTACTCAATGTTACCAAGAATGACTTTAGAGCAATAGGGATTGCCATACGCGCTTATTATGAAAATGTAAATGATATAGATGACTATATGGAAATTTACGGTGAAGATGTTATTTTGCCCGGTGTCGGATGGATTTTTCCCCAAGAAAAAGGCATTGCAAATGTGGGTGTGGGCATATATTTAAATGATTTAAAAGAAAAAGACTACAACATAATAGGAATCTTTAACGCTTTTGTAAATTCAAGCGTTTACGCGAGCAAAAAATTAAAAGGGGCAAAACGTCTTGGCCCAATTGTGGGCAAAAAACTTCATATGGGCGGGGTCAAGAGGGCGATATGTGATGGAATGGTTTTGGTTGGAGATGCTGCTGGTCTTGTGAATCCTTTAACCGGCGAAGGTATGATGTATGCGCTTGAGAGCGGAAAATATGCCGCGGAGGCAATAGGCTCTGCTCTAAGTGTTAATGATTTTAGCGAGAAATCTCTTATAGGCTATCAAAAAAATATAGATACTCTTTTTAACAGATATTTTATATTAGGCGCACTTATTGTGCGGTTTGCAAAAAACCCCTGGATTATTAATTCATCCATAAATTTAATCAAGAGAAGCAAGAAGTTAGGGGAGCTAAACTTGAGGCAGTGGATTAGCATCAACTAAGAGATATTACAAGTGCTTGCAAAAAATTGTGTTTAAGTTGAATTGAAGTTAAACAATTATGAGCAATAAGTTGTCACATTGTTTCTTTTCACGAGAGTCATTTTTTGTTACTATTCAATCAGTAAGTAATCTTTTGTTCGGGGTGTGAAATTACGCTGCTTAAACCCACTAAACAAGGAAAAGTTAGGGACATATACGATTTTGGTAACCGATTGGTTGTTGTCGCAACGGATAGAATATCGGCATACGATTCTATCTTGCCTGATGATATACCCTATAAAGGTAAGGTCTTAACAGCTCTTTCTCTTTACTGGTTTGAACGAACCAAACACATTGTAAAAAATCACCTCATCTCCTCAGATATCAGAGATTTTCCTGATGAATTAAAAGATCAAGCTGATTATCTTAAAGGAAGAAGTATGCTTGTAAAAAAGGCCGATGTGTATTCTGTTGAATGTATTGTTAGGGGCTATCTTTCCGGGTCGGGCTGGCGCGAGTATAAAAAAAATGGCAGAGTTTGTGGGATTGAACTCCCAAAAGGTTTAAAAGAGTCCGATAAACTTCCCAGGCCGATATTTACCCCGACCACAAAGGAAGAATCTGGTCACGATGAAAATATCTCATTTGAGGAAGCAGTTAAAGTTCTTGGGGCTGATGTTGCAGAAGAACTTCGGGATTTAAGTATTAAACTCTATGAATTTGCCGCGGCTGAGGCTGAATCCAAAGGGATAATAATCGCCGATACAAAGTTTGAATTTGGAAGATTTCAAGGCAAAACCATAATCGTTGATGAAATATTCACACCCGATTCTTCGCGATTCTGGGCGATTGATGGCTACCAGCCCGGGGGGCCACAAAAAAGTTTTGATAAACAGTTTGTAAGGGACTATTTGGACGAGATAGGTTGGGACCACGAGCCTCCCCCTCCTCATTTATCCCCTGAAGTTATTGAAGAAACGAGTAAAAAATATATAGAAGCGTATGAACGGATAGCTGGAAAGGAATTTAAAAAGTAGATGATTTGGAGAGTAGAGGTTGGCTTTAAGCCCGGAGTGGTCGATGCTTTGGGAGGGTCAGTTAAGAAATCAATTATTGAAGACTTACACATATCTGTTAATTCGGTAAAAACTGTTGATGTTTATACGATAAAGGCAAATTTAAATCAGGAGCAAGTTAACAAGATTGCAAGCGAGCTCTTAACCGATCCCATCACTCAGTTTTCCTCTTCTAATGGTACCATTGCTAAAAATTTCTCCAAGATAATTGAGGTTGGTTACAAACCGGGCGTAACCGATAATGTGGGAAGAACTACTGTTGAGGGGATAGAAGATCTTTTAAATGTGGAGTTTAAAGAAGATGAATCTGTTGTTCACACCTCACGGCTTTATCTGATAGAAGGGGATATTACTGATAAAGAAGCCGAGCGTATAGCTACCGGTCTTCTTGCCAACCCTATCATTGAGCATTATTCCATTTGGAGCGAGGGAAACTGGAGAGACAGAAAAAAGGAAAATAAAAAGTATTTTATGGATATCAAGTCTCGAGAGTCATTTATTGCTGAGGTAAACCTCGATGTTGATGACGACGAGCTCATGAAGATAAGCGCGGAAGGAGTTCTTTCACTTAGTTTGGACGAAATGCGTCAAATCCGCGATTATTTTAAGGATTCAAAAATTTTAGAGGAGCGCAAGCGGGTTGGCCTTAGGGATAAACCAACCGATGTTGAATTGGAAATGCTTGCTCAAACATGGTCCGAACACTGTAAACATAAGATATTTAATGCCTTTATAGATTATGAAGAAGATGGTAAAAGAGAGAAAATCGACAGTCTTTTTAAAACATATATTAAGCG from Candidatus Oleimmundimicrobium sp. carries:
- the rplI gene encoding 50S ribosomal protein L9, producing the protein MKVILIKDVPSLGKEGDIVNVSPGYARNFLFPKGVALDATPANLKGFEKKRNTLVKKESETKDEAESLANKLSKKTIKMPVKTGEKGKLYGSITSKDIAQAIKKELDLSLDKRKIDLKENIKSLGKYSVNIKLHSQVEAKMNIEVVSL
- the dnaB gene encoding replicative DNA helicase, with the translated sequence MANLPNAKKVVDVNFLEKIPPHNIEAEQSLLGSMLISQGIIPDIVEKVKPTDFYRGPHQQIYEAILNLYTKGEPADPITVANELKVKGLLDQVGGKSYIHTLINMVPTAANAKYYAEIVEKNAVLRSLISAATEIVGMSYGSPEDIGLLIDQAESLIFSVSKKRISEKFIHIKDLLTESFEQIEKLYEKGANVTGLPTGFIDLDEKTSGLHPSDLIVVAARPSMGKTSLVLSIAQHVAVNEKIPVAIFSLEMSRQQLAQRLMCAEARVDAQHLRTGNLKTEDWRELSNAVGRLADAPIFIDDSPNITMMEVRAKARRLMAKHKLGLIIVDYLQLMQGRGRIENRQQEISEISRALKILGRELEVPVIAVSQLSRAVEQRTDKRPLLSDLRESGAIEQDADIVVFIYRDDYYNKESDDKGIAEIIIGKHRNGPTGTIRLAFLEHYTKFANLAKNV
- a CDS encoding FAD-dependent protein, which translates into the protein MTKYDVIIIGAGPAGIFAALELVKRNNLKVLILEKGKNIDERVKLLQSKKGDYRNAVNSGWGGAGAFSDGKLTLSTEVGGWLGEYISRDGLQDLIDYVDNIYREFGADSKVHGLDKEKIDEIHRKAELAGLVLIPAKIRHMGTERVRNAMKAMNKFLCSKIEVRTGVEVAQILTKKEKAVGVRTVGGEEIKSDYVIVAPGRIGSDWLSKEAHRLDLRLHMNAVDIGLRLETLASVMEPATKFLYEPKLVYYSKSFDDKVRTFCVCPYGEVTRETYGDVVTVNGQSYANKKTDNTNFAILVSTTFTEPFREPIAYGKYIARLANLLGGGILVQRLGDLKRGRRSTTARITQSTVEATLKDATPGDLSFVLPYRYISDILEMIEAIDKVTPGVNSKNTLLYGVEVKFYSSRLQLGPTLETETKNLYAIGDGAGVTRGLVQSSASGIIAARAILDTLGKN
- a CDS encoding adenylosuccinate synthase, whose amino-acid sequence is MPGIVLIGTQWGDEGKGKITDLLANQMDMVVRYQGGDNAGHTVINGDQEFRFHLIPSGILYPHITCVIGNGVVVNPKVLIEELDGLESRGVCVDKLLISCNAHLVMPYHLVLDGACELKLGKAKIGTTHKGIGPAYADKISRTGLRVQDMLDIKIFRKKLEAALNEKNEILTKIYNFEPFEADKIVADYSSYAKRLEKHITDTSLIVNQTLDKGKNVFFEGAQGTLLDIDHGTYPFVTSSSPVAGGACVGAGVGPKRIDRVIGVVKAYVTRVGSGPFPTELDDKVGERIREKGGEYGTTTGRPRRCGWFDALILRYASRINSLTEIVVTKLDVLSQFEKIKICVGYEYKGKIYDNFPPHQTIVHKCKPVYEEVDGWKESLEDITDYGDLPKAAQKYLARIEELGGVPIKMISVGPKRKQIIFKN
- the purD gene encoding phosphoribosylamine--glycine ligase; amino-acid sequence: MKVLVVGSGGREHALTWKLSQSSLVGKIYCAPGNGGTAKIAENLNISVDDIEALANFAEEKDIGLTVVGPEAPLVIGIVNLFEKRGLKVFGPRKEAAQMEGSKSFAKSIMQKYGIPTGFAQTFTNYEEALNYTDGHEVPLVIKADGLAAGKGVFIAENKGEAKKALEDCFVNKRFGLAGGKVIIEEYLEGEEVSLLAFTDGKTVLPMVPAQDYKRIYDGDLGPNTGGMGSYSPVPAVTSNMYDEIVSKVLRPTIKGLANEGIEYRGVLYAGIVLTKDGPKVLEFNCRFGDPETQAILPRLESDLAEVMLNVADGCLGQHGNLKWSSKNCVTVVLASDGYPGKYKKGFEIKGIEDANLNDDIVVFQAGALLNGGKIVTAGGRVLSVSALGNNFKDARERAYEAVEKINFEGMYYRKDIALRAVRN
- the purE gene encoding 5-(carboxyamino)imidazole ribonucleotide mutase, whose amino-acid sequence is MKKPLVGILMGSVSDEPVMKVAKEILDEFEISNEVHVMSAHRTPKKVQEYALTAEEKGVEVIICGAGKAAHLAGAIASYTILPVIGVPISSKDFGGMDALLATVQMPNGVPVATVAIGGAKNAGILATQILSIKYPKIREALKKYKENLAAR
- the purB gene encoding adenylosuccinate lyase translates to MIERYSLPKMKSIWSLENKYQKWLDIEILACEAQAKLEIIPNEAVSDIKNKARFDIKRIDEIEEEVHHDVIAFLTSVSENVGPASKYIHYGMTSSDVVDTGLSVLMKEAIEFLIEDAKNLKTVLKKRAIEYKDTIMIGRSHGVHAEPITFGLKFALWAFEMERNIKRLKSARDVISYGKISGVVGTYANIDPFVESYVCEKLGLKPASASTQVLQRDRHAEYMCTLAVVASSLDKFALEIRHLQRTEVLEAEEPFAKGQKGSSAMPHKKNPIICERICGLARIMRSNAQAAMENVALWHERDISHSSVERVIIPDSTILLDYMFHKMIQVMQGLKVYPENMKTNLEKTHGLFFSQRVLLALIEKGMLREDAYKVVQQCAMKTWQEKVDFKKVLLADGEVKKFLNEEDLNKIFDYSYYLRNIDKVFERLKSLDD
- a CDS encoding geranylgeranyl reductase family protein → MNYDVIVVGAGVAGSAASYYLAKAGHKVLLLDKCEFPREKVCGDSITPRGVRVLEDMEVVPKLEGRFKETKGVKIYSSKGGCSITDFPAYKDYPRRGFVVPRIKFDKILKEHAEEAGACFSGNSLVTDVLIDSGKVVGVKYTRNGKELEETAKFVVCANGMGSNIAKKVLNVTKNDFRAIGIAIRAYYENVNDIDDYMEIYGEDVILPGVGWIFPQEKGIANVGVGIYLNDLKEKDYNIIGIFNAFVNSSVYASKKLKGAKRLGPIVGKKLHMGGVKRAICDGMVLVGDAAGLVNPLTGEGMMYALESGKYAAEAIGSALSVNDFSEKSLIGYQKNIDTLFNRYFILGALIVRFAKNPWIINSSINLIKRSKKLGELNLRQWISIN
- a CDS encoding phosphoribosylaminoimidazolesuccinocarboxamide synthase; its protein translation is MLKPTKQGKVRDIYDFGNRLVVVATDRISAYDSILPDDIPYKGKVLTALSLYWFERTKHIVKNHLISSDIRDFPDELKDQADYLKGRSMLVKKADVYSVECIVRGYLSGSGWREYKKNGRVCGIELPKGLKESDKLPRPIFTPTTKEESGHDENISFEEAVKVLGADVAEELRDLSIKLYEFAAAEAESKGIIIADTKFEFGRFQGKTIIVDEIFTPDSSRFWAIDGYQPGGPQKSFDKQFVRDYLDEIGWDHEPPPPHLSPEVIEETSKKYIEAYERIAGKEFKK